The DNA sequence AGCAAGCCCGGCGGTTTGTCCAGGACCGTTTCCAGGTCTTGTGTCCCCAATCGGTGACCCTGGTCCCGTATCCATGGGCAGAGGATCCCTGAAGGCATGATGATCAAGTCGCGATGATAGGCAACACCGTCCACTTCCAAGCAGCCGAATCGCAATCCGGTGATGCGCATGCACTGTTCCCTTTTTCAATGATGGCCGAAACCGGGGATTGTTTTTTCTCCCGCGGTGATATGGACATCCAGTTCGTTTGCCGCCGGCGGAAGCGGGCAGGTGGCGAACGGGGAGAATGCACACGGCGGGTTGGTGGCACGATTGAAATCGAGCACTGTTCGTCCCCGGTCATCCGGAGGGGGAACGGAAAGAAACCGCCCGCCGCCGTACGTACTCTCGCCATTGGTGAGGTCGCCGAAAACCACGAACAGCTGGTCTGTTGTACCCACAGGCAGCAGGCGCATGGATTTTTGCTTTACCGTGAAACGCAGTTCCCCCGGGCAGGATTCCGCCGTCACGGTTCCCAGTACATTCGGGACGGAAATGGTAAGGGGCCGTGAATAAGCCACAAAATGTGCCTCGATTCGCCGTTCGGGGTCGGGGTCGAAGGCGGGTATTCGCCGCAGTCTGCCGATGCGTGGATGGCGCCGGTCCCGGAGACGGACCCCGATGCGCTCCCCCCGGCGGATCAGGTGCCACTCCAGCGAGCCGGATTGCAGGCGGGTCGGCGTGCCCTTATCATCGGCTTCCAGCATGATTTCCCGGTTGACCGGCTGACCGGATGCGGTTACCTTCACCCCGCGCGCGGGTGTGAAACCGGCCCGTCCGTCTTTTAATCGAAATGTTCCGATCCGTTCCGCAAAGGGGGCGTGGGTGATGCGAAAGTCATTATCGGCGGCGCTTCCCATGGTGTGTGCCCCCGGTGTCAACCAGAAAAGACCGGCCAGGCTGAGCCATCCATCCGGTGCTTTGAGGTTCTGGAGACGCCGTGCCCGCCAATCACGCCATGACCGCAGGAATTCTTTTTCCTCGGGGGACCGGTGGTTCGTGCAGGCGGCAAGCAGGAGCAGGGCGGATATGACAAGAACGGCGGCACTGGTGCGCTTGCTGCTTTTCATGGCGTTTCCGGCCGCGGTCGCATGTCCATGCGTTCCAGGACCGCTTGCGTCAGGCTCTCCAGCATCGATTCATCGCCCTTATCCTTAATCACGATGTCGCTGCGAAAGCGCGTGTTATCGGCGTTGACCAGAACCACGATCCGCGCCTGCATGGCGTCTTTCTCTAGAAAAAGCAGATAGCCTTCCGCCGCGGCCAGTTGAATGGAGGATGTGCGCGAGATGACCGCGCCGGAATAAGGGGCTTCGCGGCCCTGTCGGATGCGCAAGATATGCTTCTGGAGTTCCTGATCGCCGTCCCATGCCTGGGTGCGGGGAGCGGCGTCAATGGTGAGGCTGACTGCATTGCCGTAGCGGAAGGTGACGCGGCTGTGGTCACCGACTAAAGCGGGAGTTGAGGAAAATCCGGGAGGCAATTCCAGGGAGTAATATCCGAAAGGGTCTTCGTATTCGACCCAATTTCCGGAATACCCCGCAACCAGGTTCGTGGACGTGGTGCTCGTGACTTTGGGCATGCGGCTGATGGGCAGGTTGAGCATGATGGCGTACAGGATTCCCAGAATCGCCACGGTGGCCAGGGCCCAGATCAGTGGATGGGTGCGCCGCCGCCGAGGGGTTTTTGTTCCAACGTAGGGGGATTGAACCGGTTTTTTTGCGGTTTCCGGCGTGTTAAGGGTCGGCGCGGGCGGCCGGGAATCCGGCCGGGATGGCGGTACGGCTTCTGCCTTTGCTTCCAGGTTTTCGGGGACGACTTCACAAACAGCGCCGGTCTCGTCGAAAACACGACGGAACCGTTCCGCTTCTTCGCGGGAAAGCGCGGATTTCAGTACCAGTCGTTGCCCGGAGAACAGGCGGTCGATCTGTTTGGGAGTGCTCTTGTACAGCGATGCCAGGCGTTGCCGTACGGTCACATTGTCGAAGCCTTCGCGGATCCGTCCGGCAAATACGATCTTGAAGCGTGAATCCATCATTTCTTCTACCCCCTGCGGAAATACCATACCGGATTCAGGTTGTCTTCTCCGCCATCAATGGACTAGAAAAAAGAACCCTTGCCCTTGCGGGGCCGGCGGGAAGGGGAGCCGGAAAGTTCCTGCAGCGCCTGACCGGCCTTGGTATGGTCCATATTGATTTCCAGGGCTTTGCGGAAATACTTTTCCGACATGCGTCGCAACCCGGCCGAGCGGAACATCATGCCCAGGTGATAGGCGGGTTCCGCGTTCCAGGGCTCCATTTCAGCCGCTTTCAAAAGGTTTTGTTCCGCGTTCTTGCGAAATGCCGGCAGATGCATCTGGCAGAGTCCGAGTTGAAAAAAGTACTTGGCCCGCTCGGAATCCAGGCGGATGGCCCGGTCCAGGCAATCCGCGGCTTCAACGTAACTTTTGCGCGCCTTGTGTTCCAGGGCTTCCTGAAAATACACCTGTGCCTGCTTTACGGGGTTCACGGTCTCCACTTTTTGCGCGGGGCCTGGAGGGCTTGATGTGGCGGAAGATGTGAGCGTGTTTCGGGCTGCTTCCATTTGTTCAACGATCTGTACGGCGTCATCGTACAGTTCACTTCCAGGATCCAATTCCAATTGTTGGGGATGGAAATCCCGGACACGTTTGCGAAAGGCGTTTTCTATTTCCGCGGGAGCGGCGCCCGCCGAAATTCCCAGCAGGTCATGGGGGTCCAGTTGCCCGGATTCCAGGCAATCCCGCCAGCGGATAATCATTTCCCTGCGTTTTTTTACGGCGTCACTGGTATCCGGTCCCGAAAAAACCACGCCGCCGAGTAGAAAAAACAGGATAAGGGTTTCCCAGTAGTCCTGCTCTTCTATTCCCAGTTTTGCGCGGATCTGATCATGGGACCGGGCATTCAGGCGTTGCATGCGGGAAAAGAGCGAGGATTGGCGTTCATAAACCCGGGACAGAACCTGAACCGGTATGGAAACAAAGCGGGGATGGCTGCGGCTGAAGATTTCACGAAAATAGTAATGGGTTTTTACGCTGGATACCACGTCGGAAAGGATGTCCGCCAGATAAATTCCGCCGGATTTGGACAAGGGGGCGTGGGCGCGAAAGGTCCATTGCCCTTGCGCCAGGGAAAACAGCGAGAAAGCGATAATGCGCATGCGGTGCAGGCGGGCGAAATCAACTTCCCCCCTTTGCAATACACCGCGGTTGATCAGTAATTCGGCGAAGCGCTCGTCGTTTTCTTCCAGGACATCACCGGAAATCAGACCGCAATCCTGTAATA is a window from the Candidatus Aminicenantes bacterium genome containing:
- a CDS encoding DUF1684 domain-containing protein, translating into MKSSKRTSAAVLVISALLLLAACTNHRSPEEKEFLRSWRDWRARRLQNLKAPDGWLSLAGLFWLTPGAHTMGSAADNDFRITHAPFAERIGTFRLKDGRAGFTPARGVKVTASGQPVNREIMLEADDKGTPTRLQSGSLEWHLIRRGERIGVRLRDRRHPRIGRLRRIPAFDPDPERRIEAHFVAYSRPLTISVPNVLGTVTAESCPGELRFTVKQKSMRLLPVGTTDQLFVVFGDLTNGESTYGGGRFLSVPPPDDRGRTVLDFNRATNPPCAFSPFATCPLPPAANELDVHITAGEKTIPGFGHH